gcaatacacatcaaaggcatgaaaaagaattctgaaaatttagattcaaaactgcctcttacaagtgtttcttattcttatatagtaaggagagagAATAAAATTCTAAGACACTATTCTTAGGTCTGGCCGAACCACACACAAGACCTAAGCCCAATCACacgctaaaataacacatcaaacacataattattaaaactgttgaatcccacatcggttgtgaaaaggggtaatgtgctccttatatgggccataggcattcctcccccttgagcttaCTTTTGGGGTGTGTTAGGCctagcccaaatttaacatggtatcagagcatccCATCCGATGTTAGACCTCTCATAAATATGTCACACACTAATAAAAATTCTGAGCATGagggggtaatgtgccccttatatggaccataggcactcctccctcttgagctagcttttggagtgagttaggcctggtccAAATTTAACATTGTTGAATCCTACATCAGTTGTGGAAAGggataatgtgccccttatatgggccatagacaCTCCTtctccttgagctagcttttggggtgagttaggcctgatccaaatttaacatggtatcagagcctccccatccgatattgggcctcctataaatatgtcacgcaccagtaaaattctgggcgtgagggggtatgttgaatcccacatcggttgtggaaaggagtaatgtgccccttatatgggctataggcactcctcccccttgagttagcttttggggtgagttaggcctggtccaaatttaacaaaaacaaaagctcaaaatatggcccaacactctaaaacttaaaaaataagcccaagcaaagctaaaataaaacaactgtttaaataataaaacatagcaagcccatcataacaatgcCAAATAAATTAGACAGtgctatctccattacacaccttaagcaaggtgagtagcttaggtgttTCTTCCAACTTCGCGAGATATTTGTCAAtggcaagctcagtcaattcttgtgttatttgttcttgaatgtgtaagttcatagctgcttcaagcttcttaACTTTAACTCCTTGTCACTGGTCTACTAGGAAGCATCAATGGATCCTTGTttccttgattctcatgtgattgtACTTGCTGGTTCGTATTAGGAAGTCATGGAAACATTTTGAGAATTTTAGTATTCCTTATCAAACATAGAATTGAACTCCAACCATAATTACCTAAGTCACTGCCCCCTCCCCGTCCGAACTACAAATTTTAATGTGGTGACATTCCAAAATGCATAGGTACGCATTCTAGTTCGCTGAAataggaggaggaagaggaggaggaggcaacagcaatgcaagaaagagaaagagtaagAAGGAAAAATAGAGAGGGTGGTAGCAGCAACTCTATAGGAGAAAGAAGTTTTGGttatatatttaatcatttaaaaacaatattattttcttaaattttaaaatattaacacaTATATTAtgctaaaaaattatcaaactaattaattttttataaacatatTATGTTGAacaaagttttaaaaataaataatgtgatATAAGCATCATTTATGAACCAAATAAATATAATTGGCATAATGGCAATCAAATTGGTATACCAATTGAGCATACCTATGTGCACAATATATTTCATTGACTGTCCTGCTTTGTACCATATGCCACTTACCTGTATCATATCATGATATGAAAGTATCCCATTCTAGGTTAACTATAGGCTTAAACTCCAAACTAAGAAGATTACATGctaaaaaattttagtatattataaataaagatGTCACTTGAgtgaaaatatcaaaataagaCCCAAGACATTACAGCCCAGGTCATTCCAATAAAGCTGGATATCCCAAAATATCTTGAACCGTAAAAGATCCAAACGAACCCTCAAATATTCTGGGGACTCTGAAGAATTATAGAGGAGTGGCACTGGCAGACCACCAATATTAGAGGATGTAAACAAGATAACCAAGAACTACAGACTTTGAAATGAATCTTGTTTGATgtttctttttgtaatttttcatttttcctttcatatgatattaataaataaaactctcttcccttttttttttgtcattcaGGAATTGAATCAATTGATATCCCTCGAATTTTATCTCAGCAGGGTGGAGAAGCAATTTATCCCTTACCACATATTAGAGCGTTAGAAGTTCACTCAAAATTGAATTTAGCAGCTTTGCTGTTTGCAGTTAAGAGCAAccttttttattgtttagaaTTGGATTGTTTGTTAAAGTCACAAGAATAAAGTGggtttttcctttttccctCATGCCAGAATATGACAGGTGGtgataatttgaaaaatagGGCTACATGCACAAGGGAAGGAAGGAAACAGCTCTTTGCAGTTCTGCAAAGTGCTAGGGGATCATCAGGTgaacaattatttaattttggataTGAATGTGGACATTTTGCTTAGttgtttctcttttctcttgTCAACAAATGCAACCTCTTATTTGCGTGTACAGGTTAATTGTTTATATTGCTAGTGGTCCTTTTGTGCTTGATTAAGTGTACCATCATTTGCATGCCTCTGCCtttatgaagaattttgggaagaatttttattctattccaattgaattgatctttacaaggtttgagtatttatacacaaagaatcaacctaaattaggaatatttacaataagaataaaatccctTAACTCAAGCCTAATTAGGATCCTAAAGATTTGAATTCTCCTAATTAGGAACTTTCTATGTTGGTCAACACTCTTCCTCAAGTTAGTGTACAGATATCACACATGCCCGACTTGCAAACCAAGATATGATAGGTCTTGTTGTTGAGCCCTTTGGTAAACACGTCAGCTAGCTGTCCATCGGAAGTCACATGATCTAACCTCAAAACACCATTAATTAACTTCTCTTTAATAAAGTGTCGATCAATCTCTATGTGCTTTGTTCGGTCATATTAAACCAGATTGTGAGCTATACTAATGGCAGCTTTGTTGTCATAGTACAAGAGGAGTTTGACCCTCTCTAATAGTTTCAATTCCTCCAACAATATCTGCAACCATAGAAGTTCACAAACACCTTGTGCCATCGCTCTATATTCCGCCTCGGCACTTgatcgagcaacaacactttgcttTTTGCTTCTCCAAGTGACAAGATATCCTCCCACAAGTGTACTCCACTAGTCGACCTTCTATCATTAAGGGATCTAGCCCAATCTACATCTGTGAATGAATGTATGCAAAGATGACCGTGTTTAGAGAATAGGAGACTTTTTCTAGGAGCAGACTTCAAATATTGTAAAATGCGAAAAACAGCTTACATGTGAGACTCATgaagatcatgcataaactgacTGACTAAGCTGACTACATATGCTATGTCTGATCGAGTATGCGAAAGATAAATCAGTCTGCCTACTAACCTCTGGTATCTACCCATATCTACTGATTCACCAACCCTTACCTGTAATTTGTGATTGCTCTCAATGAGAGTTTCTGCTAGTTTACAACCTAACATACCAGTTTCTTCTAAAAGATCCAgaatatattttctttgagaaatAAAGATTTCCTTTTTTAACCTGGCAACCTAGATTCTCAGGAAATATTGTAGTTTTCCTAAATCTTTAATTTCGAACTCCTAAGCCAAAAGTTTTTTCAGCGAAGTCATCTCTTCAGTGTCATCCCCTGTCTTCCAGAACGTATTTTCTCTGAGAAATAAAGATTTCCTTCTTTGACCTGGCAATCTCGATTCCCAGAAAATATTACAATTTTTCtaaatctttaatttcaaactcctGAGCTAAAAGTATGTTCAGTCGAGTCATCTCTTCAGTGTCATCCCTAATAGGTTTTTGGAAGGTTCATGGTGAAAAGGAGAGATCGGCTACTTTCAATAGgtgtttattttttctttcagcaacaccattttgggcactagtataaggacaactagtttgATGCAGTATCCCATTAAACTCTAGATAAGCAGAAAAACGGCCATCCATGTACTTTATACCATTTTcagttctcaaaacttttatcttaCTATCAAATTGCGTACAAATTACCTTGTGAAAAGATTGAAAGTAAGAAATCGCATTACTCTTTGCCTTTATCAAATAAACCCAAGTCAtgcgagtgcaacaatcaataaaagtaataaaCCAACGATTACTAGATAGTGTGACCATTTGAGTAGGTctccaaacatcagaatgaatgGTCATAAAATGGATCGTACTCTTATTGTTACTGGAGGGATAAGAGGTTCTTGCAtgcttagcatactcacaagcatcacaaactaAAGAACCACATTGagtcttaaaaaataaatcaggaTAAAGTTTCTCTAAAACAATGAAGGATGGGTGTCCTAACCGTCGATGCCACTGTATGATTTCCTGGTTGACATCCTGATTTCTTCCAAAAAGAGTCTGATATGAATTCAAACTCAGATTCCCTTTCAACGTATATAAGCCATCGTGCAATTTACCATTGCCAATCCTTCCTAGTTTAAAGGTCCTGAATGACACAATGGTcaggaaaaaattcaattttacagtcAAGTATTTTGGTGAGAGCATtaacagataaaagattaacaGGAAAACAAGAAACATGAAGAACAGAGGATAGCTTGATATTTGGAGTACAAATAATAGAACCGGTTCCAGATATTGGAGGGGAAGAACCATCTGCGATTCTGACAGTGTCTTTTTGTAAACATGAAAGATAATTGAGGAAGCCTTCAGAGGAGCCCATCACGTCTAtttgcaccagaatcaataatctATGGAGCATAATCAAGAGAAGAAATAAAAGTATTATCAAAAGTCCTTACATTATCCACACAAGTCActgccatttcaaaaaaaactaCCCTTTTTCTGTCAAAACCAATAGAAAATTATTGTTACTGAAGAAAAAATTACTGTTCACCAGCAAAAAAGGCATGGGTTCAACAGATTAGAAGTGTGACTTGAAGGCGAGTCTGCCTGAAAGGATCGCCGTCGAAAAGACCACTGGAAAACGTCACACGCGCCAGCGTGTGGAAAAGACGCAGAATCTTGCGAGGGCGTGTGAGCCTCACGCGTTTGGCTTTCCAGCGTCGGAACTGGACGGCTTGCCGGCGACGGTGGTGACCTTGCTGGTGGCGGCAatgagatgaaaaaaaaaaaaggattccTAGATAGGGTAGTACCAAAAaggtagatctagggttttAGAAACTctaagagaaaaattaaatttaaaccctAAAATCAGGAAAAAGCCTCTGATatcatgaagaattttggaaggaattttttattgtattccaattgaattaatctttataagatttgagtatttatacacaaaaaatcaacctaaattaggaatatttacaataagaataaaatctctTAGCTTAAGCCTAATTAGGATTTCAAAGATttgaatcctcctaattagAAACTTTCTATGTTGGTTAACACTTTATAACAAATAGTggcaaatttttaaaacttttgatTGTGTATTCACTCCACTGTTTTATTGATTTATGAGTAGTATGTTATTACTGTGCTTTGCTTATCTCTGTGTGTGATGTATTTTCAGCATCtattttgaaggaaaaactctcGTCCTTGGGTTCATCGGGAATTTTGGCTGACCATCAACTTCAAGCACAATTGCAAGAGCATCATCTGAAGGGGtgagttttaaataattacCAGCAAAGAGTGGGTTGCTTTATGTTGTTGTCAATAGTAATTGGACTATGAATTTTGCCTTAGGGGTTGGTGAGGTCAAGTTATCTTCCACACACCAGTATAGTTGTGTGATTAATATTACTTGAGAGTAACACATTGTCTGAAGGTTGGAATTTATCAGTTCTTTGGATCTATCAATTTGTGTACCGGCCTCTAATTTCATTGCATGATAAGTATTTTACTGTGGTAATGAGGCTAGTATCTCATCTTGATTTTTTTTCCCCATCTCATGCATTGTTGGTGGAAATCATCGTCCTTTCAGCAGTCAAAGTCAGCTTACAATTTCAGACATAGCAAGGAAGGCATTCCTTTATAGTGTATGTTGCTGAATTGCTGATAACTTATCCTGTACAATTTTTCATACTTTTTATGTTACCTATAGGTCTTTACTAGAATATTATCACATGCTAAATGGTGAGAACCACGGGTAGTTAAAAGTTACTTATTACATGAGAGAAAGATAGAGAGAAAGAACTAAGTTCACTGCTCCCAAAACTAGGTATTTATTGCATCATTATGGTATCACCTTTTTCTTAATTCCCTTAATATGACATTTGGAAACTGATAAAGTATTGTTTTGCATGGCATAACTATATAAACTATTGTTTTGCATGGCATAATTCCCAAAACCAGGTATTTATTGCATCACTGGTCAACTGAATCTAGTGAATTCTTCCATACTTTATAGTTTCATTTATGTTAGAATTAAGCATGTTGAATCCACGTCGGTTTGAGAAAGCGGTAACGTGCCCTTGTATGGGCCATAGACACTCCTCTCCTTGAGCTAGTTTTGGTGTGAGTTAGACCTGACTCTGATTTAACATGATTTAACATGGTACCAAAGTCTTCCCACCGATGTTGGGTCTCCTATAAATGTATTACGTTTCAGTGTGGTCCTGAATGTAAGAGTGTGTTGAATCTCACGttggtgagttaggcctgacccagATTTAACAAAGCAATAGAATTTAATCCATCTATGCATGTCAATGTTACAAATATGCATAAGGGTGTTTGTTTTAGACCGAGTTAACAATAAAGTATCAATTTCTGTGTCGATGATAGATTCGTTGCTGAAATATTGGAATATAGCAGAAGGACCATTAATTGATCAATAGAGGAAGTGAATGCCTAAAATGACTGAATCATGTAACAAGGCTTGAGATCATAAGATATCACTAGAATAAGCTCATTCATTGACTTGAATACTGAGTATAAATACCTCGACTCACTAGATTACGGGTAACAGTTTGGCTTAGACAATCAAGCATTTCTTTTATGCAATTGAACTAGAATTTTTGTGCTTAATATATTAGTTCATGTTATCTATCCATTATGTTTATTGAATGACTAATATGTACTTTTTGGACTTTCCTTGTTTTGCATAAAGTTCTGCATATATTTTTCCAACTAATTGACTTGTGAAAGTTGTTTAATTTTCCAGCATTTCATGGAAGGCCATGCCAAAAATGCTCCAATATCTCGTCTACCTCTTATCACTATTTTGAATACCAAGCATTATCTGACAGATATTCCTACTTGCCTGGTAATTAGACCAACTTTTTATGTTGATCCTAATTTGCCTTTGGCTAAGTTTGCATCTGATTCTGTTGGTTTCATTGACAGCCCTTTCATTTGGAGCTAAATTTCTTTAATAAAGAGAATCGAGTACTTCATTATCCTGTTAGGGCTTTCTATGTTGATGGAATGAACCTCATGGGATATAATCTCTGCTCTGGAGTGGATAATATTTACAAGAAACTTTATACATCGGTAATGTTAATAATGATAaccttttacattttaaaaattgtgACACAGTACACTTTTGCAATTAATTTTATGAAGAATTTCAATTAACTGAGTTACATATGTGATATATGCACATGCACACATATGTAGATGCATGCGTGTATGTGCGTGTATGTATGTACATACATATGTATGCATCATCCATTGAATATCTAAACTAAATCAAAACCTATTGAATGcctaaacttataaaaatcataataattaaacacAATTAGCCATATCttgtaaaaaaaatagaaatggtCCTATTTATTGGTgattttattatgaataattttgTCATTCTATCAATGTTTTAGACCATAGTCAGAAAAATATAATCAACAATAATTGAAACTATTtctgacttttttttttgttaagtaCATGGCTAATATATGTTTAATTATCTtgatttttataagtaaaaaaaatcaataggtTATGGTTTACTTCAAGCATTAATGAGTTAATCCCAAATAGTATAGGGGTTTAAGGgtgtgtatatgtatatatatgtagcAAGGTGATTTCCATGTTGAGCTTATAAAGTTTGAATCTTGCTTTCAGATTCCTGGAAATGTTGAATTTCATCCGAAGCACATTGTCTATAGTAAAAAGCAGCATCTATTTCTTGTCGTTTATGAATTCAGTGGTTATACAAATGAAGTGGTCCTTTATTGGGAAAATACTAATTCCCAACTAGCCAACAGTAAAGCAAACACAGTTAAAGGTTGTTCTACATGTTAATGATTATAGTGATAATACCGATTATCATGTCCATGCACAGTAAGGACATGATAATTACTTATTTtacttttcatttatttttctagGTCGAGATGCAGTATTCATTGGGCCCAATGAAAATCAGTTTGCTATTCTTGATGATGACGAGACTAGTCTGGCTCTATACGTTCTGCCTGGAGGAGCTTCCAAAGAAGCTGGTGAAAAAAATTTACTACTTGAAGAAGATCAGTGGGTGGAAACAAATGCTGGTGCTCTTAGGGGTCCCATGCAGTTTATGTTTGAAAGCAAAATTGACCGTATATTTTCCACACCATTAGGTGCTTGATAAAACGAGATTTGCCATCTTTATGTTGCATCCACTTATGTTTTGTTATGCTCATAGGAGACTTGTGTTTGCAGAATCAACTTTGATGTTTGCTATCAATGGGAATCAGATTGGTTTTGCAAAGTTGGTTCAGGGATTTCGCCTTTCAACTTCAGATGGTCATTACATACCAACTAAAACTGAAGGGAGAAAGTCAATCAAGTTAAAAATGAATGAGATTGTACACCAGGTAAATATGTTAACTGTCCATGCAATTATAacacagaaaaagaaaattcaggaAATGAAAATAGAATATGAAGTAGAGTTTAGTGACTGAATTTGCATATATTTTGAATCCATTAGCTGAAAacctttgtatttttttttatttctatagGTGCACTGGCAAGAAACTCTTAGGGGCTATGTTGCAGGAATATTAACAACACAAAGGGTGCTTATAGTTTCAGCAGATCTTGATATATTGGCGAGTAGTTCCGCAAAATTTGATAAAGGACTTCCTTCAATATCCTGACAAAAAATTGTTTTGCAGCTTGTTTTGCTATTAATGTCTTCTGGGTGATAGGATTGAAGTTTAAGGATATGTATGAACACTTAACTTATATGCACTTCAGATCGCTTTTATGGGTTGGGCCTGCTCTTCTTTTTTCTACTGCCACTGCTGTCAGTGTGCTTGGCTGGGATGGAGTAGTGAGGACCATTCTTTCTATTAGCATGCCCTATACAGGTAAACATGCCAGCTTCCTATGATTACTTGGTCCCATAAATGTCATAACTAGGTATTTCGGCAGCATGGTAGTTTTTCTGTTTATCATTTATGCTCTATGCTGTAGTATTATAAGAGAGTCTTTTCGGTTTCTATTCAGTTTTGCTTGGTGCTTTGAATGATCGATTGCTTCTTGCTAACCCAACGGAGACAAATCCAAGACAGAAAAAAGGGGTGGAGATCAGGAGTTGTCTTGTTGGACTCCTTGAACCTCTTCTTATTGGATTTTCCACAATGCAAGAAAAGTTTGAGCAGAAACTTGACTTGACAGAAACACTTTACCAAATAACATCAAGGTATTTCCCCCTGCAAATATAATCTTTTGTGTTACATGTAACTCTGCTCCATAATTAACAAAAGGTAAATTACACTTTATCCATAAGTTATAGCATAATTAACGGATCGgttcttctatttttaaaacCGAACACTTAAATTCCTAAGTTTTCAATGCGTTCAAACCCGTGGTTCTTCCATCCATAAAATTTGTTAGTCAACTAATTTAATATGGTAAAAAGAAAGAGTATATTTTAATCACAATATTACCCTTCCAAACTTAATTTCTCTCTTTCTCATCTTTCTCAACCAAAAACTCCAGATATACAAATGGAGctatttcttttctattttacactatttcaattttcttttttctttacaCAATTCCAACGCTTGATCTATTCACAAATCTCCCTCATCCCTCCCTCCTATTTGGTTCTCTTAACTCATGTCTTCCTTCTCTTTGCAATCATCCTCCATCGGCGTTATCACTATACCGTAATCATCCTCCATCACTATCTATCGTGCTCCAGTCGACCTCTACCATCGCCATTACCCAGGTTTAATCATCCTCCAGTGCCTTGAGTTGCAAACTAGAGTTTTGAGGTCTTGATTGATAAATTGATCTTTTTATAAGTGTGTCCATATGGATTTGATAAATATGGGTGTaatggatttaaattttataatgtaTCTTTGAATCATTTGCTCCTCATACTCACTTATTCTATTGTTGAATCTAGATATAATGAGTTTGGGCTCTCTTAATCTCTCATGGAATCATATAAATTTGGCTTTTATGAATCTGTAATAAATTTTAGTTCAATACTACATTGAGTGTGATTTAAACACttgagaaattttttaattgtcATTTGGATTTGTAAGTAAGAACGAAATTTTATCTGTATTCATGTCCTTCTAATTTTTCTTGTTAATATGTGATATTGACTAATGAGTTTAAACCAATAGTTTTAGCAAAGTTAGGAACAATGAAAGCTCACTGGTTGTAATTCTGGGAATCTGAAAGTATTTATATTGTCAGGGACTAaagtttattaataaataataatggcaGGACACAAGTGTTTAAAATTTGTTGAATATTCAGTTCTaaaatctcacaattataaAGGGCAAAATAGACATTTTAATCTTATATAACTTTaactttttaaagaaaatggaTGGAACGACTGCTTGTTGGATGGATTGAATACTCaggaatttaagtatttaattttaaaaatagagggatCGATCTGTTAATTATGCTATAATCCAGAGGCTAAAGTGTAATTTACCTTCAACAAAATAAAATCTCGTCAGTGCAAACCTTTCCTATTGGTTTTGCCACAATGCAACAATGAGCAGAAGCTTGACTTGTCAGAATTAGTTTACCAAATAATATCAAAGTTTTCTTTGTATGCAAACTGCATGTTATATGCAACTCTTTCATAATTAAGGAAACAAAATCTCATATTTGAATGTTTATTAACTTtaggtattttttttccttctctcaCATCCCTTTTTGTATCAAACATGAGCTCTTCATCAAAGCTCTGTGATAGGTGACTATCTTGTATGTTATCTAATGAAGGTTTGATAGTTTGCGAATCACTCCAAGATCTCTTGATATCCTTGCTAGAGGTCCTCCAGTTTGTGGAGATCTTGCACTTTCATTATCCCAAGCAGGTCCACAATTCACCCAGGTGACAGGAAAGTGAATTTTAATCCTATACATCTCAGTTTGTGTATGtaatttctgaaaaatattTGTGATAACATTAGGTGTTGCGAGGTGCCTATGCTGTCAAAGCTCTTCGTTTTTCTACTGCTTTATCTGTGTTGAAGGATGAATTCTTGCGATCTCGAGATTATCCAAAATGTCCTCCAACCTCTCAGTTGTTCCACCGGTTTCAACAGCTGGGACATGCATGTATCAAGTAAgcagattttttttcttttttcgcaTGTGTTACACTTATTTGTGTATTTACAGTACCCTTGCAAGCCTCCTATCCTCTTTTTCTTTGATTGCATTAATTGTGTACTATCTACATCTTAATGCTGTCACAGTTTACATGGGACTACTTAAAATCTCATATGTTATATTCCATGAATCGTTAGCAGACCGAAAATACAGTTACTAAAGAATGTGGAAGATTTCATAAGAACATAAAAATGAGCATGCTAGATATCATGCTCAGTTTTGAATGCTGAGTGTTAGATATGGGTTTCAATACTTGCTATCTTGGCAATACATCCAAACTCTAGCTGCATCTGCAATACTTATGATTGTCTGATAGAACAACTATTCTCCCGGAAGTTTGATGTACATGATCTAGCATGCTCATAATTATGAATGCTGCCTGCAACTTCTTTTATTGCAAATGTTTATTTTCTTCTGAACCTGTTTCAGCAGTTTGGTCTGCAGTTCTCTCCAaacccaaaaaagaaaaaaaaaaaaaaggcttaaGATAACATTATATAAGTTTAACCTTGTGATTGTCAATGGACAATGGCATTGTACCAGCGTTGGAAACCATAGAACTGTCATGTGACCATAGAAGAACTTTATATACAAGGCAATATGATATGTAAATCTTTGGTATCTTAATTTTAACGTTCTGAATTGTCATGAGTAGTGGCTCTCTTTTATTTATGGTGTACTATTCTTGTTAAGTGGCTCAGTTTGTTGCTTTAATAACTGTTTGCAGGTATGGCCAGTTTGACAGTGCAAAGGAAACTTTTGAAGTCGTAAGAGACTATGAAAGCATGCTTAGTTTGTTCATATGCCACCTTAACCCTAGTGCCATGCGACGTCTTGCTCAGAAATTGGAAGAAGAAAGTGCAGATCCAGAGATAAGGCGATATTGTGAAAGGATTTTAAGAGCTCGTTCTACTGGATGGACACAAGGCATTTTTGCCAACTTTGCGGCTGAGAGTATGGTTCCCAAAGGACCTGAATGGGGTGGTGGGAACTGGGAAATTAAAACACCCACTAATTTGAAAAGTATACCTCAATGGGAACTTGCTGCAGAAGTTATGCCATACATGAGGA
This genomic interval from Manihot esculenta cultivar AM560-2 chromosome 12, M.esculenta_v8, whole genome shotgun sequence contains the following:
- the LOC110628319 gene encoding uncharacterized protein LOC110628319 yields the protein MTGGDNLKNRATCTREGRKQLFAVLQSARGSSASILKEKLSSLGSSGILADHQLQAQLQEHHLKGSQSQLTISDIARKAFLYSHFMEGHAKNAPISRLPLITILNTKHYLTDIPTCLPFHLELNFFNKENRVLHYPVRAFYVDGMNLMGYNLCSGVDNIYKKLYTSIPGNVEFHPKHIVYSKKQHLFLVVYEFSGYTNEVVLYWENTNSQLANSKANTVKGRDAVFIGPNENQFAILDDDETSLALYVLPGGASKEAGEKNLLLEEDQWVETNAGALRGPMQFMFESKIDRIFSTPLESTLMFAINGNQIGFAKLVQGFRLSTSDGHYIPTKTEGRKSIKLKMNEIVHQVHWQETLRGYVAGILTTQRVLIVSADLDILASSSAKFDKGLPSFRSLLWVGPALLFSTATAVSVLGWDGVVRTILSISMPYTVLLGALNDRLLLANPTETNPRQKKGVEIRSCLVGLLEPLLIGFSTMQEKFEQKLDLTETLYQITSRFDSLRITPRSLDILARGPPVCGDLALSLSQAGPQFTQVLRGAYAVKALRFSTALSVLKDEFLRSRDYPKCPPTSQLFHRFQQLGHACIKYGQFDSAKETFEVVRDYESMLSLFICHLNPSAMRRLAQKLEEESADPEIRRYCERILRARSTGWTQGIFANFAAESMVPKGPEWGGGNWEIKTPTNLKSIPQWELAAEVMPYMRTDDGTIPAIITDHIGVYLGSIKGRGTVVEVRDDSLVKAFKSAGENMPIGLPNTSAKSMSNEPKRSPDGNTNVDSLMGLETLIKQNVSSSAADEQTKAQEEFKKTMYGATDGSSSDEEEPSRAKKLQIRIRDKPLTSTTVDVNKIKEATKIFKLGEGLGPPMRTKSLTGSQDLGQILSQPPAGGATAATVPTVPSTATDLFGIDTLTQSAPVSQPSPMVAGMGVTAGPIPEDFFQNTIPSLQVAASLPPPGTYLAKLDQTSRQVGSDKVMPNPVGPSVADIGLPDGGVPPPQATQQAISHEFIGLPDGGVPPKASSQPVVSPQLQVQTPQALQASTLSQPIDLNLLVDSGKPPPQTAAPPSAVRPGQVPRGAAASICFKVGLAHLEQNQLPDALSCFNEAFLALAKDNSQGADIKAQATICAQYRIAVTLLQEIARLQKVHGPSALSAKDEMARLSRHLGSLPLLAKHRINCIRTAIKRNMEVQNFAYAKQMLELLLSKAPPGKQDDLRSLVEMCVQRGSANKSIDPLEDPSHFCAGTLSRLSTIGYDVCDLCGAKFSALSTPGCIICGMGSIKRSDAVAGPGPVPSPFG